A DNA window from Chloroflexota bacterium contains the following coding sequences:
- a CDS encoding alpha/beta hydrolase, which yields MRSQASTQGLSLHDAARAMGVRFANDNVPQDKFVDANGLRFHYLEWGNPDNPPMLLLHGFAQTCHSWDFVALGFSDDYHVIVLDQRGHGDSDWAPDGDYSPETQQQDISAVVDALGLEGFVLMGLSMGGRNSFTYAANNPGKVKALVIVDAAPQNMTQGTDNIRNFVQQDDELESVDAFVDRVLQFNPRRDRQQVRGSILHNLKELPNGNWTWKYDRALRRPGRRMGSDPDTEQRLWGYIRSLQCPTLLVRGGASDIVALDTADRMHQAIPNSRLATIEGAGHLVMGDSPSGFQNAVTEFIASL from the coding sequence TTGAGATCACAGGCAAGTACGCAAGGACTATCGCTACATGACGCGGCGCGCGCGATGGGCGTGCGGTTCGCAAACGATAACGTGCCGCAGGACAAGTTCGTCGATGCGAACGGGCTGCGCTTTCACTACCTTGAATGGGGCAACCCGGACAACCCGCCGATGCTCCTGCTGCACGGCTTCGCGCAGACTTGCCATTCGTGGGACTTCGTCGCGCTTGGCTTCAGCGACGACTACCATGTCATCGTTCTGGACCAGCGCGGGCACGGCGACAGCGACTGGGCGCCGGACGGCGACTACTCCCCTGAGACGCAGCAGCAGGACATATCCGCCGTCGTCGATGCGCTGGGACTGGAGGGCTTTGTACTGATGGGGCTTTCCATGGGCGGCAGGAATTCATTCACATACGCGGCGAACAACCCGGGCAAGGTGAAGGCGCTGGTCATAGTGGACGCCGCGCCGCAGAATATGACGCAAGGCACGGACAACATCCGCAACTTCGTACAGCAGGACGACGAACTGGAGTCGGTCGATGCCTTCGTGGACCGCGTATTGCAGTTCAACCCGCGCCGCGACCGGCAGCAGGTGCGCGGCAGCATCCTGCACAACCTCAAGGAGCTGCCGAACGGCAATTGGACTTGGAAGTACGACCGCGCGCTCCGCAGACCGGGACGGCGTATGGGCAGCGACCCTGATACCGAGCAGCGCCTTTGGGGATACATCCGATCGCTGCAATGTCCGACGCTGCTGGTGCGCGGCGGCGCTAGCGACATCGTGGCGCTGGACACCGCCGACAGGATGCACCAAGCAATCCCCAACAGCCGCCTAGCCACAATCGAGGGCGCGGGGCACCTGGTCATGGGCGACAGCCCGTCCGGCTTCCAGAACGCCGTAACCGAGTTTATCGCATCGCTGTAA
- the gatA gene encoding Asp-tRNA(Asn)/Glu-tRNA(Gln) amidotransferase subunit GatA: MPESDLHYLTISEAAALIESKRLSPAELVAAHLDRIESTDERLNSFVTLLADEAKAAAASAEAEIQAGNYRGALHGIPVGLKDLYYTKGVRTTIGSKIMGDFVPDYDAAVTERFQDAGAILMGKLQMHEFALGATSENPHHGPAHNPWDITRITGGSSGGSGSSVAGGQCMATLGSDTGGSVRIPASACGIVGHKPTFGRISRHGVFPLANSLDTVGPMTRTVLDAAIVMNAIAGYDARDQSCANRPDEDFTRLLGQDITGLRIGVPQDYFYDIIDDEVRAAVQQATGELEELGAHVEECSIPALNDSISISGTILLTEAAEIHLDNLRERADDFGADVRGRLEEGAMTTAVAYIAAQRARTDFNRAFADAFKTYDILLAPTNAVPAPKIGENIVEVNGQTEHKLAMMPRLTRPHNVCGIPTVSVPCGFSSDSLPIGMQLAASPFNDALALQVAYAYEQATDWHTRRPSL; this comes from the coding sequence ATGCCTGAATCCGATCTACACTACCTCACCATCAGCGAAGCGGCGGCTCTCATCGAAAGCAAGCGGCTTTCCCCTGCCGAACTCGTCGCGGCGCATCTTGACCGCATTGAAAGCACGGACGAACGGCTGAACTCGTTCGTAACGCTGCTCGCGGACGAGGCGAAGGCAGCTGCCGCAAGCGCGGAGGCGGAGATACAAGCGGGCAACTATCGCGGCGCGCTGCACGGCATCCCCGTCGGCTTGAAAGACCTGTACTACACGAAGGGCGTCCGCACGACCATTGGCTCCAAGATAATGGGCGATTTCGTGCCCGATTACGACGCCGCAGTTACAGAGCGATTCCAAGACGCCGGCGCGATACTCATGGGCAAGCTGCAGATGCACGAGTTCGCTCTCGGCGCAACCAGCGAGAACCCGCACCACGGACCGGCGCACAATCCCTGGGACATCACGCGAATCACCGGCGGGTCGAGCGGCGGTTCCGGCTCATCGGTCGCCGGCGGGCAGTGCATGGCGACGCTTGGCAGCGACACCGGCGGCTCGGTGCGCATCCCCGCGTCGGCTTGCGGCATCGTGGGGCATAAGCCAACCTTCGGCCGCATCAGCAGGCACGGCGTCTTCCCGCTCGCGAACAGCCTGGACACCGTAGGACCAATGACCCGCACCGTGCTGGACGCGGCAATCGTGATGAACGCCATCGCCGGCTACGATGCGCGCGACCAGTCCTGCGCTAACCGCCCTGACGAAGATTTCACGCGCCTGTTAGGGCAGGACATCACCGGGCTGCGGATTGGCGTGCCGCAGGATTACTTCTACGACATCATCGACGACGAAGTGCGAGCGGCGGTTCAGCAGGCGACAGGCGAACTCGAAGAGCTTGGCGCACATGTGGAAGAGTGCTCCATTCCCGCGCTGAACGATTCCATCAGCATATCCGGCACGATTCTGCTGACCGAGGCGGCGGAGATACACCTCGACAACCTGCGTGAGCGGGCGGACGACTTCGGCGCGGATGTGCGCGGACGCTTGGAAGAAGGCGCGATGACGACCGCCGTCGCATACATTGCGGCGCAGCGAGCACGCACCGATTTCAACCGCGCTTTTGCGGACGCGTTCAAGACATACGATATCCTGCTCGCGCCGACCAACGCCGTCCCCGCGCCAAAAATCGGCGAGAACATCGTTGAAGTCAACGGGCAGACTGAGCACAAGCTCGCTATGATGCCGCGCCTCACACGCCCGCATAACGTCTGCGGCATCCCCACCGTATCGGTGCCGTGCGGCTTCAGCTCCGACAGCTTGCCCATAGGCATGCAGCTCGCCGCGTCCCCATTCAACGACGCCCTAGCCCTGCAAGTAGCTTACGCCTACGAGCAGGCGACGGACTGGCATACGCGGCGTCCGTCGTTATAG
- a CDS encoding MFS transporter, with amino-acid sequence MGQDSPARLNPAIRARLRLTEHAPSAPYFYFISLLQRYIPPALRYPAYRKYWFGTLASVSGFQMLTFAMLWVAYDLTNSPLFLGYVGALNAIPAILLNLFGGVFADMFDKRRLIIACQIVTALLIFILALMTLFDALHIYNLLLIAFLAGAVNAFDQPARQALYPHLIERSAIMSAVSLNAAIWQGTRIVAPAIAGLIIAYLGTSISLFLSGAGFVTMALVMVALKVPQIERGGSGNAARDMLDGLKFIVGNSAFSFLIAMTFFNSFFGMAYIFMMPIFAVDILKVGADGQGVLMGVSGAGALATTMILGSVGNFRQKGLMLIGGATAFGLSLMLFGTASQAYPSYLLALGIMLFIGIFNSIYMISIMSSLQMMVPNSMRGRVMGFYGMTWSIMPLGGMQAGWIANYLGAPLAVFIGGLAVAGFAVGPAMLNRQVRNIGTLVNQVEQTMSSARQQPQRAASGGD; translated from the coding sequence TTGGGGCAGGATTCCCCTGCGCGACTAAACCCGGCAATTCGAGCGAGGCTGCGGTTGACCGAACACGCGCCTAGTGCACCGTATTTCTACTTCATCAGCTTGCTCCAGCGCTATATTCCGCCAGCGCTGCGTTATCCCGCGTATCGCAAATACTGGTTTGGCACACTGGCGTCCGTCAGCGGCTTCCAGATGCTAACATTCGCCATGCTCTGGGTGGCGTACGACCTGACGAACTCGCCGCTGTTCCTTGGCTACGTTGGTGCCCTCAACGCCATACCTGCCATACTTCTGAACCTCTTCGGCGGCGTGTTCGCAGACATGTTCGACAAGCGGCGTCTCATCATCGCCTGCCAGATCGTCACCGCGTTGCTCATCTTCATCCTCGCGCTGATGACGCTGTTCGATGCGCTGCATATCTACAACCTGCTGCTCATCGCGTTTCTTGCCGGCGCGGTTAACGCATTCGACCAGCCCGCACGCCAGGCGCTGTACCCGCACCTAATAGAGCGCTCCGCCATTATGAGCGCGGTGTCGCTGAACGCCGCAATCTGGCAAGGGACGCGCATCGTGGCGCCCGCAATTGCGGGTTTAATCATCGCGTACCTCGGCACTTCCATATCGCTGTTCCTATCCGGCGCGGGCTTTGTAACAATGGCGCTGGTGATGGTCGCGCTCAAAGTGCCGCAGATAGAGCGCGGCGGCAGCGGCAACGCCGCCCGCGACATGCTGGACGGCTTGAAATTCATCGTCGGTAATTCGGCATTCTCATTCCTCATCGCGATGACATTCTTCAACAGCTTCTTCGGCATGGCGTATATCTTCATGATGCCCATCTTCGCAGTGGACATCCTGAAGGTCGGCGCGGATGGGCAGGGCGTGCTTATGGGTGTAAGCGGCGCCGGCGCACTTGCCACCACGATGATACTCGGCTCGGTGGGTAATTTCCGGCAGAAGGGGTTGATGCTCATAGGCGGCGCGACCGCATTCGGCCTGTCGCTGATGCTGTTCGGCACGGCGTCTCAGGCGTACCCGTCATATCTGCTTGCACTAGGGATTATGCTCTTCATCGGCATATTCAACTCAATCTACATGATTTCGATAATGAGTTCGCTGCAGATGATGGTGCCGAACAGCATGCGCGGCAGAGTGATGGGCTTCTACGGCATGACATGGAGCATTATGCCGCTTGGCGGAATGCAGGCCGGCTGGATAGCGAACTACCTCGGCGCGCCGCTGGCGGTGTTCATCGGCGGTCTCGCGGTCGCAGGATTCGCCGTCGGTCCAGCTATGCTCAACAGGCAGGTCCGCAACATCGGCACGCTAGTGAACCAAGTAGAGCAAACCATGTCATCCGCCCGTCAACAACCGCAGCGCGCCGCATCCGGCGGCGATTAG
- the rpsO gene encoding 30S ribosomal protein S15 has product MNKAEKQAVIAEHRTHENDSGSTELQVAVLTTRIQQLTEHLRVHKHDESTRRGLLKMVGRRRRLLRYLNREDVGRYRALIAKLGLRR; this is encoded by the coding sequence TTGAATAAGGCTGAAAAGCAAGCCGTAATTGCAGAGCATCGTACCCACGAGAACGACTCAGGCTCTACCGAACTTCAGGTAGCTGTCCTGACTACCCGCATCCAGCAACTCACGGAACACCTCAGAGTCCATAAGCACGACGAGTCCACACGCCGCGGCCTGTTGAAGATGGTCGGCAGGCGGCGCAGGTTGCTTCGATACCTCAACAGGGAAGACGTAGGCCGTTACAGGGCGCTCATCGCCAAGCTCGGTCTGAGAAGGTAG
- the glmS gene encoding glutamine--fructose-6-phosphate transaminase (isomerizing), whose amino-acid sequence MCGIIGYIGNRAAAPIILEGLGALEYRGYDSAGIAVLDEVGMPQLYKSAGKLSRLRSILRNGLPEGNSGVGHTRWATHGGPTDFNAHPHSDYTGDILVVHNGIFENYLELKQELVAKGYKFNSQTDSECIPNLIESYMREGCSLEDAVRAVASRMEGANAVVVLSRKEPDKIVSFKLGNAGGIVIGYGEDEMLLASDISALLPHVRDVAYLGVGEMATVTRDVVKYTRIDGTPVKKNKARVSYEAMTATKGEYSHFMLKEIHEQPDAVLDTLRGRVQFAPPGITLPELTFTDEEIQQFNRAIIIGMGTSMHAGMVGRMWIESLAGMACEVDNSSEFRYRDAYMDENTLIISISQSGETADTLGAMEESKRRGARQVTLCNYEGTQSTRIADAVLPIRAGLEISVAGTKTFVCSLVTLYALAAYLGVKRGRISRKRLKTIVQELAHLPEMIGQLISEQAQYERLALNYSRRANFLFLGRGKNYPLAMEGALKLKEISYIHAEGYPAGEMKHGPISLIDRKMPVVALVPKDDLYEKMLGNVNEVKARRGSVIAVATEGDEHIGDKANDVIWVPQASENITPILNAIPMQLLAYYIAVERGCDVDMPRNLAKSVTVE is encoded by the coding sequence ATGTGCGGCATTATTGGATACATAGGCAATCGCGCGGCGGCGCCGATTATTCTTGAAGGGCTTGGCGCGCTCGAGTATCGCGGCTACGACAGCGCCGGCATCGCCGTGCTGGACGAAGTCGGTATGCCGCAACTGTACAAGTCCGCGGGCAAGCTGTCCAGGCTCCGCAGCATATTGCGGAACGGCTTGCCGGAGGGCAACAGCGGCGTCGGGCATACGCGCTGGGCGACGCACGGCGGACCGACCGACTTCAACGCGCACCCGCACTCCGATTACACCGGCGATATTCTGGTCGTGCATAACGGCATATTCGAGAACTACCTAGAACTGAAGCAGGAACTCGTAGCGAAAGGATACAAGTTCAATTCGCAGACGGACTCCGAGTGCATCCCGAATCTCATCGAATCGTACATGCGCGAAGGCTGCTCGCTCGAAGATGCGGTGCGTGCCGTGGCAAGCCGAATGGAAGGCGCAAATGCGGTCGTGGTGCTGAGCAGGAAGGAGCCGGACAAGATAGTGTCGTTCAAGCTGGGCAACGCGGGCGGCATCGTCATCGGGTATGGCGAAGACGAAATGCTGCTCGCAAGCGACATATCCGCGCTGCTGCCCCATGTGCGAGATGTGGCGTATCTTGGGGTAGGTGAGATGGCGACGGTTACGCGTGATGTAGTGAAGTACACGCGCATCGACGGCACGCCCGTCAAAAAGAATAAGGCGCGTGTGTCCTACGAAGCTATGACCGCGACGAAGGGCGAGTATAGCCACTTCATGCTCAAAGAGATACACGAGCAGCCGGACGCGGTTCTCGACACGCTGCGTGGACGCGTGCAGTTCGCTCCGCCGGGCATTACGCTGCCGGAACTTACATTTACCGACGAGGAAATACAGCAGTTCAACCGCGCAATCATCATCGGCATGGGGACGAGCATGCATGCCGGCATGGTAGGGCGGATGTGGATCGAATCGCTGGCGGGCATGGCGTGCGAGGTGGACAACTCGTCCGAGTTCCGATACCGCGACGCCTATATGGACGAGAACACGCTGATCATATCCATATCGCAGTCCGGCGAGACGGCGGACACACTGGGCGCGATGGAAGAGTCGAAGCGGCGCGGCGCAAGGCAGGTTACGCTGTGCAACTACGAAGGCACACAGTCAACGCGTATTGCCGATGCTGTGCTGCCCATACGCGCCGGTCTGGAGATAAGCGTGGCCGGCACGAAGACATTCGTCTGCTCGCTGGTGACGCTGTACGCGCTGGCTGCGTATCTCGGCGTTAAGCGCGGCAGGATAAGCCGAAAGCGGCTGAAGACCATCGTGCAGGAATTGGCGCACCTGCCGGAGATGATAGGGCAGCTCATATCCGAGCAGGCGCAGTATGAACGCCTCGCCCTGAACTACTCCCGCCGCGCGAATTTCCTGTTCTTGGGACGCGGCAAGAATTATCCGCTGGCGATGGAGGGCGCGCTAAAGCTCAAGGAGATAAGCTACATACATGCCGAGGGCTATCCGGCAGGCGAGATGAAGCACGGTCCGATCTCGCTGATAGACAGAAAAATGCCTGTCGTTGCGCTCGTGCCGAAGGACGACCTATATGAGAAAATGCTCGGCAATGTGAACGAAGTCAAGGCGCGGCGCGGCAGCGTAATCGCAGTCGCCACGGAAGGTGACGAGCATATCGGCGACAAGGCGAACGATGTGATATGGGTGCCGCAAGCGTCCGAGAACATCACGCCAATCCTGAACGCCATCCCGATGCAGCTGCTGGCATACTACATCGCCGTGGAGCGCGGCTGCGATGTGGACATGCCCCGCAACCTAGCCAAATCCGTAACCGTCGAGTAG